A window from Ktedonobacterales bacterium encodes these proteins:
- a CDS encoding thymidylate kinase codes for MERYGEHHFPGRLFVVEGVDGSGKSTQIALLRQWLVSEGYPVFFSEWNSSPLVQRTTRRGKKKQLLTPTTFSLLHATDFADRTEQEIIPPLKAGAIVLADRYIYTAFARDVARGVHPQWVRHLYQFAVKPTIAFYFRVPLDESLKRILGSRAELKYYEAGMDLNLSTDPTRSFKMFQKRIVTEYEKMVDEFGLTVLDALQPITEQQLHIRDMVRPFLRGLHRDRQNHAGRWQMGAAANGGESVGRKRKTEQLL; via the coding sequence GTGGAACGCTACGGTGAACACCATTTCCCAGGGCGGCTGTTTGTCGTTGAGGGGGTGGATGGGTCGGGCAAAAGCACGCAAATTGCCCTCCTGCGCCAGTGGCTGGTGAGCGAGGGCTACCCCGTCTTCTTTAGCGAGTGGAACTCTTCGCCGCTCGTCCAGCGCACCACCAGGCGCGGCAAGAAAAAGCAACTGCTGACCCCCACTACCTTTAGTCTGCTGCACGCCACCGACTTCGCTGATCGCACCGAACAGGAGATTATCCCGCCGCTGAAAGCGGGCGCGATTGTGCTGGCCGACCGCTATATTTATACGGCGTTTGCCCGCGATGTGGCGCGCGGCGTGCATCCGCAGTGGGTGCGCCATCTCTATCAATTTGCCGTGAAGCCAACTATCGCCTTTTATTTTCGCGTCCCGCTGGATGAATCGCTCAAGCGGATTTTAGGCAGCCGGGCGGAACTCAAATATTATGAAGCGGGGATGGACCTGAACCTCTCAACGGACCCCACCCGAAGCTTTAAGATGTTCCAGAAACGCATTGTCACCGAATATGAAAAAATGGTTGATGAGTTTGGCCTGACGGTTCTGGATGCCTTGCAGCCCATCACCGAGCAGCAACTGCACATCCGCGACATGGTGCGGCCCTTCCTGCGTGGCCTGCATCGTGACCGCCAGAATCATGCAGGCCGGTGGCAGATGGGCGCTGCTGCCAACGGCGGCGAGAGTGTCGGGCGCAAGCGCAAAACGGAGCAGCTTCTATGA